The following are encoded in a window of Rosa chinensis cultivar Old Blush chromosome 4, RchiOBHm-V2, whole genome shotgun sequence genomic DNA:
- the LOC112200158 gene encoding U5 small nuclear ribonucleoprotein 40 kDa protein codes for MMQFAPSEGENALSVVGPRPMDLSTYNARPASGPNGKQRTSSLEAPIMLLTGHQSAIYTMKFNPAGTVIASGSHDKEIFLWNVHGECKNFMVLKGHKNAVLDLHWTTDGSQIVSASPDKTVGAWDVETGKRIKKMAEHSSFVNSCHPARRGPPLVVSGSDDGTAKLWDMRVRGAIQTYPDKYQITAVSFSDASDKIFTGGIDNDIKVWDLRKAEVLMTLQGHQDMITGMSLSPDGSYLLTNGMDCKLCIWDMRPYAPQNRCVKIMEGHQHNFEKNLLKCSWSPDGSKVTAGSSDRMVYIWDTTSRRILFMLPGHTGSVNESVFHPNEPIIGSCSSDKQIYLGEI; via the coding sequence ATGATGCAGTTTGCTCCAAGTGAGGGTGAAAATGCTTTGTCTGTAGTTGGTCCCAGGCCAATGGATTTGTCTACATATAATGCTCGCCCTGCATCTGGGCCTAATGGAAAACAAAGGACTTCAAGTTTGGAGGCACCAATCATGCTGCTGACTGGTCATCAAAGTGCTATATACACAATGAAATTTAACCCTGCCGGAACAGTCATAGCATCGGGGTCTCATGACAAGGAAATTTTCTTATGGAATGTTCATGGGGAATGCAAAAACTTCATGGTTTTAAAGGGGCATAAGAATGCTGTGTTGGATCTTCACTGGACAACTGATGGGTCTCAGATAGTATCAGCCAGTCCAGACAAAACTGTGGGGGCATGGGATGTTGAGACgggaaaaagaattaaaaagatGGCAGAACACTCTTCATTTGTGAATTCTTGTCATCCTGCTCGGAGAGGACCGCCTCTTGTTGTCAGTGGATCTGATGATGGAACTGCCAAACTATGGGATATGCGTGTGAGGGGTGCCATCCAAACATATCCTGATAAATACCAAATCACAGCAGTCAGCTTCTCGGATGCATCAGATAAAATCTTTACAGGAGGTATTGATAATGATATTAAGGTTTGGGACTTGCGCAAGGCTGAAGTACTGATGACACTTCAAGGACATCAAGATATGATAACAGGTATGTCATTGAGTCCTGATGGCTCTTATCTTCTGACTAATGGAATGGACTGCAAACTCTGCATTTGGGATATGCGCCCATATGCACCACAAAATCGTTGTGTAAAGATAATGGAAGGGCACCAACACAACTTTGAAAAGAACTTGTTGAAATGTAGCTGGTCACCTGATGGAAGCAAGGTCACGGCCGGCAGTTCTGATAGGATGGTCTACATATGGGATACTACTTCTCGACGCATCTTGTTTATGCTGCCGGGCCACACTGGATCTGTCAATGAGTCCGTCTTCCACCCCAACGAGCCCATTATTGGATCTTGCAGTAGTGATAAGCAGATATATCTGGGGGAAATCTGA